The sequence GATATGATAATACAATAATGAATGATTAAATTTGTCACTTACAGATTGGATGATAACATCACACGATTAACTTATTTGCTACCATCCTGATTAATTGAGATTTGTACCATGTCATTGCGCATTCTTTATGATCGACATGTCAATCTAAGGTCATATTGGATTTCTGCTTGTGTTCTCCCTCCCCCAGAGTTGCTGATTTGTTTGTGTGTCCTAATGAAAGGGTGACGCGTTTGTTAACACTGAGAGACACATTCTAACAAGGCCTGATTAGCAACCACAGAACTTCCCCCGCCTCTCTTACTTACATCTGCACAAACAATGGGTGAGCCTCGCGGATCAGAAGTTCACAGTCGTGCTGTGCTTGGCACCAGACCGCAACAACCCCGCTGCAGTCTAACCATGAAATGACCTATGGTTTGCCTCATAATAAGCTCTGGATTATTTATAAAGTCCGGTGTTGGAGGCCACAGTCATTGCATTATGCATCAAATATTCATGTCTTTAAATTCACATTAGGGATGTATTATCTCATATATTCACTTTCGTACAAGATCCATTTAGCTCGGGCAGTTCAAGTGCGGCTCTGTCCATCTGTCAATTGCAAGCCATAGAGCTGGATCGTACAGTTGGCACCTCCTTTTTTTCTCCCCCTGTTTTTCTGAACCTGACAGCCATTGAGCCTCACTGAACTCAGTGCTGCATTGCTGTCCTGATACTGGCCTGGATGTCAGCCTATTTCAACATAAACTCGCGCTCTTGTCATTGCCGGTTAGATGATGCTGAAATGAACTCACGCCCAGGCTAGCGAGCCCAGGCATTTCCAGATAGTTCAAAGTGAATTACGGTGACGCTGACATGTCTTTCTTACAGCACGGAGCAGCTGGTGGTTAAGATACTGAAAGCCCTGGACCTCCCGGCGAAGGATGCCAATGGTTTCTCGGATCCTTATGTCAAGATCTACTTACTGCCTGATAGGAAGAAGAAATTTCAGACCaaggtatctttttttttttatcctagtGAGACAGCAGTCAGCTCCCTGCTATTACAATAATCCACTGTTCAGATGGCAGACCCTCTTAGGACTCATTAAGATCTGGTTGCGTTTCTCAGTCTGCCTGTGTGATTTTTTTCCCATTGCcctagttcatctaaaaatacATCTATATCAGACTGTGCATTTTGAAATCACTTTATGCATTTGCAGTTTTGACGTTAACCAATCTCTTGTTCACTCCCTTCGCTCACTTTTCCTTCTCAGCTCCTCCGCTTATCTAATTCCCTTCACTTTCTCTCATTTCCACTCGGTCTTTCCGTGGCTCTGGTTTGCAGGTGCACAGAAAAACTCTCAACCCGGTTTTTAATGAGACGTTCCAGTTCGGCGTGCCACTGGGAGAGCTGCACTCGCGCAAGCTCCACTTCTCCGTCTACGACTTTGATCGTTTCTCCAGACATGACCTCATAGGTCAAGTGGTGGTGGATAACCTGCTGGACTTCAGCGAGGGCACCGGGGAGAAGCCAGTTTGGAGAGACATCATAGAAGGAACCACGGTGAGATAGTGACACAAACACATATTAAAGGTTCATTAGACCTTAAATACAAAGGGAGTCGGTGAGAGTGAGTAGTTGatagtgttgtgtgtttgcaCATGCTGTCTGAGTTTTAGCATGTGATTTGCTGAAAGATCTACGCAAATTAGGTAACGCCACAAACACCGGCTCTGGGTGCTACAGTAGGTTATGAAGGATGCAGACCGCTACACTACAACAGATGTTGGACTGTCACGATCTGATTTACTATGCTGAGACCGTACACGAGGGCTATTCAGTTAGAGTCCTGGAGGGCCGTTGTCCCGGGGAGTTGAGTTACAGCACTAATCAAAAACACCTGTGTGTAATTTTCAAGAAATCCTTCAACCAAAAACATTATAAACcggtatgactgactttctttgatactacaaaaaagaaaatatttttaagaatcaTGGTCTGATGTCAGAaacaaaaatttgtttttgttccacagaagaaagaaaatcatacaggttggGTGcataaacgatgacagaatttacatctTGGGCGAACTGTTGATTAGCTTGTTGACATGCATTAAACTGTGGGTAAATCTAAACCCTGCAGGAAAGTGGCCATCAAGGACCTGAGCTGAATAGCCATACTGAACAGTGATCATTTTTTTGCTACATTTATTGCCATACACAGTAGTAGAGATGAGAGTGGGGAACAGGATGGCAACATGACCTGGGCCTGCTGTGAGCACCACTGCTCAGTATGTCAAAGCACTCGCACTGAACACATCAGCATCATGCCAACACCTCAGTAAGAAATGCTGGAAGTGCGCTTGACAATACCAAACTTCTGGATATATAACACTCTACTCCTTAAAGGTGCCAtacaatgcaaaaatcacttttataaggtatTGAACAGTTGTGTGgccacagtgtgtgaaaacaaccaccctataatggtaaaaatccacttctaaaaaatcataaacagtctctctaCACAAGCAGTTCCAGACTATGAAGTTATAGTTAGTGAAAGTCCCACCCATTTGTGACGCTCTCTGtcctattagcatatacacagccctgagtgagaagctgcggtccatcattactgttctcttgctgtagctgctggagatacaatgtcagtgccaaagagccattaaaagtatGGTGTGTTGGGATGCAACAGTGAACATTGATCATCGCTTGATAAATTACTGCTGTCATCAATAACAATATGCATAATTGTCTCTTTTGGGCAGTACATATGCAACTGTTTTTCGAGTGACATGTGGTTTAAGATGCAAGGTTTTGCACTAAAACACAGTTTAGTGAATTCCATCCAAGAAATTGTGCTGGATTTCATGAGAACCTTAGCCAGGACAGATTTTATGATAATGGTGGTATCTTTCATGGTACTTGCGTATCTCTCTTAAGTAGAATTGAAAACctcattttataataattcattttcacaattGATAATCATGCGTGATTACATGCTAatgcgatgatgatgatgatgatgatgatgtgtccTTGGGGATGTTGGTAGCAGAGGTGTGAGGTGATCTAGTGATGCATGTGCTCATCCTTCCAAAGAAAATCACATGAAATTAGTGAAGGTCAACTGTGCAAAGGAGCTTTTTTCAAGAGCAATTCACAAATTGCCACTGTATCTTAATGGAGCagtttttagaaacatttttatcATGATCATAGAATATTGCTATTTTAAAACGTGTTTGTACATTTAGAGAACAGAGAGAATAAATCAGATCAAAGACAAGCTGCTGCTGTGCTTAAATAAGGTAGATTAAATTTTCCACAGCACGGCTAGGTCAAATGAAGGGAAGAAAATACATTAAGCACCATCTAATCTGTCTGACAAGACAAATTTAAAAAGGATTCAGTGATGCATGCTGGATTTTGAGTACGTTTTTGACATTTGTGTGTCTGACATGTGAATGGATGTAAACGAAATGTTGGATTCAAATGCAGGATTCAGCCAATCGGCCGCTCAGGTGACGTTAGCGGATTTACCTAATCAGCTGGTTTGAAAAGATCATATTTGGGttctaaaacattttgtaaagtgctggagtgtaaaaaaaaaaataaataaataaaaacactcacaTAACACAGCATTCATATCACGTTTATGGACCCAGACCCAAAGCTGGCAGCTCCTATAGTTCTTGGAGATGTACTGTACCTTAGACGCTTGACGTTTTTGATGAAATACTGTAGCTCTTTTTGCTTACCTCTCTTACCCTTGTTCTTTTTTCATCATAGCTCATGATTAATTCTGTCTGACAGAACAAGAACTTGAGAGAAAGATGAAAGGTTCAACCAAGAGTGTAAAAACAGGCGTAGCATCTCAACACATATACTTCAGAACAGTCTCTTTGCAGTAGTCTTGCTTGCTAAGTTACAGACAGAGAGAGTTTATTGGATTTACATGGTCATGTGGATGTACtccaaaaaagtgtgtttttaatttttattaaagtgCATTTCCATGGACTTTCACTGCAAGTGCATTACTCTAAACATGATTTTCTCCTTGTTTCAAAAAATTCAAGGATGAGTTCAAATGAATTCTGCGGAGATGCTGTCTATTTGATTCGAACATTGagaaatactttaaaaatgtttgattaagCATTAAAAGCCACAGACATTCCTTCATTTATCCTTGCATCTTACatggacaaatacattttttaaacatttcaacaGAGACGgggttatctttttttttcatgaatttccTTATTTTTGTGCATTGCTTTCAGCATTTGCATTTCTCACAGTTTAACTTCTAAGTGAACTTTGGACCTCTCGATATGTTTTTGTGTCTGCAGGAGAAAGCTGACCTGGGCGAGCTGAACTTCTCACTGTGTTACCTGCCAACAGCTGGCAGACTGACCGTCACCATCATTAAGGCCACCAATCTGAAAGCCATGGACCTCACGGGCTTCTCAGGTACCAGGTCTCGTCCGTGGTCCCCAGCCATCCCTCTAATTCCCTCATAATTAACAGCGATACCTCATTAGCGCCTCAGACATTGTTGACATTGAGGCGTGATGAAACTGCTGCTCATTAATAACCTTGGTGTAACACGTCCAGCAtatgaataatgaaataacaTTAAAGGTCACAAAACCATCAATTCTGAAAGTTCTGAATATCAAATCGCAcctctaaaaagtaaaaaaaaaaaggtatcagCATAACAGTCATAAGAACGAGCAACATCTTTAATTAATGTTGGCTTATTTAATAATCACAGCAAGGCTTGAAGTAATGTAATAAAGATTCCTCTTACAGGACATGATTATGTTGCGCTATCCAGGTGCATTATgaaaaagtaatgtaaatgtatcattattgCTAGCACAATAATTACTGATGCCATTACTAGCATTAATTAGTAATATTGTCAATGTACTACGTCTTGCTGTTGCTATTTCTTTGACAAATTTTCTTTTCTTGCTTTCTCAGATCCATATGTAAAGGCATCTCTGGTTTGTGAAGGTCGAAGGCTGAAAAAGAGGAAGACGTCCATAAAGAAGAATACTCTCAATCCTACGTATAATGAGGCTCTGGTCTTTGATATCCCCAACGAGAACATTGACAATGTGTCGCTCATCATCGCCGTCATGGACTACGACTGGTAAGATCATGACTGTCTTTTTCATGCTGTGAGACATGCTGCAACACATCAAGCTCACTGTTGTGATATGAGGCTTGACAGGAAGTGCCCACTTGTAACTTTAGGCATGATTACAGGCTGTGTCTCACAGATCTTATTCAGGAACACATGGATTTTTCATTTGTTGAAAGAATAAAGCATGTATTGAAATTCTGTGGGAGAGATTCAAATTAGATCTGCACAGTGTTTCCTACAGAGTCCAATTGTGTTAATATTTCTCCAGATTAATTTATGCTACCATTCCAAAGACTAGTGCAGTtattaatgcagttattaattaatgagccaaaaagaatagacgtcacacctctgtttatctatttgcactggcttccaatagctgctcgcataaaattcaaggcattgatgtttgcctacaaaactaccactagctctgcacccatttacctaaatttgttcagatttatgtgccctctagaagcttgagttctgcaagtgaacatcgcttgattgtgccatcccaaagaagcacaaagtcacttttacagacttttaaattaaatgttcccttctggtggaatgaactccccaactcaatccgagcagctgagtccttagccatcttcaagaatcagcttaaaacacatctcttccatctttatctgaccctctaactttaacactcagtattctaattatattcttaaaaaaatctaactacctttctaatctttttctattctatttttcttttaatttattatgcaattatatatgtgTATGGGTGAAGACCTCTAactctatctgttttctttttatttattatattatttaaaatcccatgacacgtgtactgtgttaacctaactgagacttgttatagtgCATTTTACTATGTTGTTGAGAAATAAGCAGTGGAAAACTGAAGTATGATCTTTTCATATATTTAAGGATCTCTTTGACTGATACTGATGagattgtttgtttttcaattgGTGAGTTAGAATACATGTTGtacatatttatgtgtgtatggGCTCCACTGAACATAGGGCCTTATGCCCCTAAGTGTCAGACTATCCCTGGTGGTTTTGCATAAAGACAGACCCCTCATGAATATACATGATGGCCTAAAACTAATGGAAGTGGTGTCTGATGGTGAGACACTCTGTAACACAGCCAGTGTTTCTTGTCCGGTGGGCACAACTTAAGTCACCTCTTCTGTATGTGTGGAGCTCTTTTTGCAGCACTTCGGTATGATAGACCTTCAGAATGGCATTTATGTCTAGCTTTTGTATTACAAAAGgtattacaaaattatttaaaaaaatgctaggTGTGTTGTGTCATCTAATCCCACTTTTATGGCCATATTTTGTgtgcttttgtgaaaaaaatatgacTTGCAAAATCAGGAGCATACAAATCGTGCATCAGATTCTATTTTAAGAACCGCTTTCAGTTCTGAGGAAATCCACATCCGAGTTTCCCAAATGTGTGTTTGTCTATGCTCTCCATGATTTCATCTGTTCCCAGTGGCACGTGGCACACCAGCAGCTCCTCCTAATGAAACAGCTCATCTGTGAGCCGCAGATAGCGGCTGATGAATTGCTCTAAGCTTTGCTGCATGCCATCTGTGCTAAACGCTCCATTCAGAAGCCTTATCGGCTCGGTAATAGTCATTTCTTGCATGTATCTGGCATGCTAAACAAtccattttgcaatattttagtGTTTCTGTATTGAAACCGGCATTACTGTGGATGACGACACACAGGAGCAGGCAAAGCTATTTTTGTTTGAGATGAAGAAATGTTGTTTATAGCTTGCAGACTACTTCATAAAACTGATGTTATTCATATGATCTCACGCTTTTACAACACAACGACTTTAAGTCTTCACTAAAGCTTGACTGATTTATTTTGGCAgcattgttattaaaataatggcAGGACATAACTCTTGGTGGCACACATTTCTTTGAGCATGACTTGATTTAGTGGAAGTGTTGGTGGAGCTACTTTAAACTACAGTCATGCTactatttacaaaacaaatagtTAGCTATGCTTCAGCCAGCTTACAAAGAGTAGCTACATTGAAGCTATGTACAGGCGTTAATTCAGTTTAATTGAATAACTATccaagctgtatttatttggcaCAAAATTATAGATCTGATTTAGGATGGCAGCAATAAATTAGCCAAATACATTTATACTAAAAGCTAAATGATTAATATAACTGAGTAGACACAGTCCACAGCAGCATTTATctcaatatttcatttaaaaaaaatagactcGGGAGACTCTGTGAATCAGTGACTCATTTATTTGTGCCtctttgttttcattaaatttatttgaaaggAGAGTTTAATTTATCTAAACTACTGTTCAAACTTTGGGGATCAGTGCAAATTCTTTGAAGAAATAACGCTTTTATAAATCGACATCAAAGTCATTTTACaatgacaaagacatttaaaatgcttttttacttaatatcacaaaaaaaatcatggaaaaaatgtatcatggtttccataaataaatataattttaataaataaatatattttttattaagcagcacaactgttatactgataataagaaaaaatatttctggagcagcaaatcagcgtatgagaatgatttctgaaggatcacgtgacactgaagactgaagaattggctgctgaaaattcagttttgccatcactggaataaatcacattttgaaatatattaaaatagaaaacacttcatttaaattgtaataatattacgtttttttacattaataaatcaaataaatgtagtcttgtttagcataagagacttgcataatttaatttaaaaaaaaattctactgaccccaaacctttgaacaataatgtgtatataaaaatTGTAGCAGGGTCCCTTATTTCTGGTGAAACGACTGTTATTATTAAAGGTAGGGAGAGGTTAGCTATAGCAAGCTAACTTTGAAGGCATAAGATCTGACACTGCAAATCAGtctccaaagccacgcctcctccgAAACACATGAACGCACAGGCCGCCCAGAGGCTAATCAGCAACACAGTGGGAGACGCCGTGGATGGAGGACTGAATACAACGCTGTCAGATTACTGCATGTCCCATTCATGGGTGAGAAATTACTACAGTACAAtgcatataatattacaataataaagcCTTCCATTTTCGCTCGGTCTGCAATAGCATAATGGAAAGCGCTGATGACAAATCACGTCTGCGCGAACATGGTGTGCAGATGTATGCAAATACCTACTGTACTTTGATAGGTAGGGCAGCCAATCGTAGTCCTTGGGCCGAGGAATATGATTGGACAAATATTTCATGGTCCTGCACCTTCCACAGATGATatatttagaccacttaacttaattATTTCTGTCAGTATGTGAAGAGGCTTTCAaccagcaaaacaaaaacattttttgaaccaaatcacctacACTGCCTATAAGTGTGTCACCACTATTGCAATAGGGAAGCTACTCTCATGAAAGTAGGTCTTTATAAAGTAATACCCTGATGTCTTTATACAAATCCAGGCCTGTCACATGGTGCACAGAAACTCCTTCTACCTGCCAGTAAACAGTATGAAtgaatgtcatttattttctgtCCACGTCTCTATTCAACAATAAATGCAGGTGGAAAGATTTATTTGTGTTCCACTTATTAAACCCGCTTGTTATTCCACTTTTACTTGAGCAGCTTTTCATACTCACttttcaagtaattaagtgattgtGACACCTCTCTCTCTTctaatcttctctctctctctcgttttcttTATTTCGGTAATCAGTAGACCTATCATAAATGCCTACCCATCTGCCCTCTGTGACAAATTTTCTCTCAAATCATTGAATCCGTTCCCTGTGCTCTTGCCTCATTTTGTTTATCCCTGTAATTCAGTAATTGGGATgtacctctgtctctctctccttctgttctctgtttgtctgtgtaaTTATGTGATCTCTCAGgctgtgtctgagtgtgtgtgtcttaatGGGCAGGTTGCTATATGACACTAAGGTCCTGTTCGCATCTTTCTAATTATATGATGCCAGATAGGCCTCATTTTTTATCTTGTTACTTTGTGCTTTCTAGCTCCTCATGTTCTCATGTGTCTCTTTGCcgtctttcattctctctctcttgcccATTTGTTGTAATGGATGCACTGGTCTGTGGTTCTCCTTCATTTCTTAGCCTAACTGCATTaattcactctctccctctctttctctcagtatTGGTCATAATGAGGTGATCGGGATGTGCCGTGTGGGCAGTGATGCTGATGGACCGGGAAGGGAGCACTGGACAGCCATGCTGGCGAATCCCCGCAAGCCCATTGAACACTGGCACCAGCTGGTGGAGGTAGAGCGTGACcgcatggagtgtgtgtgtgtgtgtgtgtgtgagtgagcatgTGAAAATCAATCaatgtgtgcagtgtgtgattgtgtgtaggCAGTGTCCTCTATACAAGCCAAGTCCTTGTTAAAATGCCTATAACCTTCACACCTGATACCTGTTCAAGGTTCACTTGTCTTAAAGTATTTGCCCACACACCCAATAAAATGTGCTTGTACCTCTTGGTCAAATGCAGTTTTAGTTAACATCCCCATCTGGGAGAGATATTAATGTAGTTATGatttaagtgaatgtaaacaaatGGGGGGGAATGGATGTGTGCATTAGACCTTGTAGTGTGAATAATACAGTCTAATACAGTTGCTGCTGTCTATTATGTTGACAGCATTAATCAGAAAACATTGGCATGAAAAAGAGCAGACCCCTTACTCGCTGACTGAATAATTCCCATCAATGCTTCCTTAATTGGAAAATACTTAAAACTACATTcttttgtttgcatttaaaacttttaatattGCTGTGGTATTGAAATTGTGAAACcagattttcactggtattggtatcaGCTACTAAAACGTTGCTAAAAAAGACTCAAAGAAaatctagaaagaaagaaaacctcAATTGAAAGAGAAAAGGTATCTGGTAACTCTTTCCTTGAAGCCTgtatatgcattcaaataaagGTATTTGTAATGCACGAGAATGCATTTATAATGTGCTATAATAATGTCCTTTAGAATTTATAATGAACTTATAATCTTAATTATTGTAACACTTATCTTTCTTGTGGTTATATAAAATAAGAGTTTTATGTAAGGGCTAATGTATTACATATTAAATCTCAACAGCAGGATCAGGACCCCTGAAGCGGTTATTTTGTGACTGATTGCACATAGTATTTCCTATTACATGGCTACTTacctaataaataaatgaatgtgacattttgagttaattatttatttatttgtgtgtgtgtgtgtgtgtgtgtgtgtgtgtgtgagagagagagaaggagatatAGCCAGATTACTAATACCTTGCACCAGCACAAACCctgtttttgccttttttgtgGGCGGAGAGTATGTAAATAAATCATGCAATGTGATTTACCAAGGTTTATGGTAGTCAGTTTACTggtatttgcaccattatttCTGTTATCGGTTCTTCTTATGTGCAGCCTTATGCTAATTTGCGCTGTTAAAGTTAATACTGAAAAGatacaatataataaatcatTCATTTCTTTGATAATTTAGTATGTGTACGAAATCGCTTTCTGAATAGTCATGTGTGTTCATTGATGTCTCCCTTCACAGGAAAAATCCATAAATGCATATGTGTCAAAGAGCGCCACAGCCTCCCCTAAGCCACACATAGTGGTGGACAGCCCTCACTCTGAGTAGAGATGTGAGtacactcacatacacataaacacatgctGTAAATAGAAGGGCACTTCCTCTCATATTGGGTCTGTGTGGGTGAATGCATCAGTGTGTTACACTGGAGTACTTCAGGTTTCAGTCATGAACTAacacattgaagaaa comes from Carassius auratus strain Wakin chromosome 3, ASM336829v1, whole genome shotgun sequence and encodes:
- the LOC113046493 gene encoding synaptotagmin-C, producing MSGDWEDDLCKKALVLVEELCFRSGGLSQSASCQEFSYMMRGPNGQLNTEISVSLLSVIVTFCGIVLLSVSLFVSWKLCWLPWRDKEGGGLSLTSGLLPGGAGLGGVGGGGGASLLPPLLQRKDTHSSTSLYPSLSQHGQHHPHFSDLMGVEGGGGLVVGGVVGGPQEMQEHSYLDMDSYPNNAANLKLSQTSPELPPATEGGSAAKDLPNAHTQQQVTTRPKPMTHQLSSPDFHGEEKSEQLTSIGQIKPELYRLRQGDQGDGKQGDTCGKISFLLRYAFNTEQLVVKILKALDLPAKDANGFSDPYVKIYLLPDRKKKFQTKVHRKTLNPVFNETFQFGVPLGELHSRKLHFSVYDFDRFSRHDLIGQVVVDNLLDFSEGTGEKPVWRDIIEGTTEKADLGELNFSLCYLPTAGRLTVTIIKATNLKAMDLTGFSDPYVKASLVCEGRRLKKRKTSIKKNTLNPTYNEALVFDIPNENIDNVSLIIAVMDYDCIGHNEVIGMCRVGSDADGPGREHWTAMLANPRKPIEHWHQLVEEKSINAYVSKSATASPKPHIVVDSPHSE